One Tamlana carrageenivorans genomic region harbors:
- a CDS encoding fumarylacetoacetate hydrolase family protein: MKLICIGRNYAEHIKELHNEKPNDPVIFIKPDTAILLKKQPFFIPDFSDDVHYEVEVLVKINRVGKHIDKKFAHKYYNEIGLGIDFTARDLQSQLKEKGLPWEKAKSFDGAAVVGRWIPKSEFPNVNDIAFSLKKNENIVQNGNTSRMLWEIDEIIEYVSKYFTLKIGDIIFTGTPAGVGKVYANDKLIGSLEDNEMFSITVK, encoded by the coding sequence GTGAAACTTATCTGCATCGGACGTAATTACGCCGAACACATTAAAGAGTTACATAATGAAAAGCCTAATGATCCGGTTATTTTTATAAAACCAGATACCGCAATTCTGCTTAAAAAACAGCCTTTTTTTATTCCAGACTTCTCTGATGACGTTCATTATGAGGTGGAGGTTTTGGTGAAAATAAACAGGGTAGGAAAGCATATCGATAAAAAATTTGCGCATAAATATTATAACGAAATAGGCTTGGGAATTGATTTTACAGCCCGGGATTTACAAAGTCAATTAAAAGAAAAAGGTTTGCCTTGGGAAAAGGCTAAATCTTTTGATGGGGCTGCAGTAGTAGGACGTTGGATTCCAAAATCGGAATTTCCAAATGTTAATGATATTGCGTTTTCTTTAAAAAAGAACGAAAATATTGTTCAAAATGGAAATACTAGCCGTATGCTTTGGGAAATCGATGAAATCATAGAATATGTCTCTAAATATTTTACATTAAAGATAGGAGATATTATATTTACGGGTACCCCAGCAGGCGTAGGTAAAGTTTACGCAAATGATAAGTTAATAGGATCCTTAGAAGACAACGAAATGTTTTCAATAACAGTAAAGTAA
- the rpmB gene encoding 50S ribosomal protein L28 produces MSRVCELTGKKAMVGNNVSHALNRTKRKFNANLLKKRFYIPEEDSWITLKVSASALKTINKVGISAAIKDAKSKGFLK; encoded by the coding sequence ATGTCAAGAGTTTGTGAACTAACAGGAAAGAAGGCGATGGTTGGAAACAACGTGTCTCATGCATTAAACAGAACTAAACGCAAGTTCAATGCGAATTTACTAAAGAAACGTTTTTACATTCCAGAAGAAGACAGCTGGATAACTTTAAAGGTTTCTGCGTCTGCTTTAAAAACCATTAATAAAGTTGGTATATCTGCAGCGATTAAAGATGCGAAATCTAAAGGATTTTTAAAATAA
- a CDS encoding Hpt domain-containing protein — translation MEQYYKLFRVRELADNDEDFVADLAGAFLGEVPEDAERLKIAVSNKDYYNAYQAAHKMKPTVDLFELGVLETLIEVQDWGKFEKKDQDITEQLNIVLTAVDNAVAEIKADFNL, via the coding sequence ATGGAGCAATATTACAAATTATTTAGGGTACGAGAATTGGCAGACAATGATGAAGATTTTGTAGCTGATTTGGCAGGTGCCTTTTTAGGTGAAGTGCCAGAGGATGCCGAAAGATTGAAAATCGCTGTTTCTAATAAAGATTATTACAATGCCTATCAGGCAGCTCATAAAATGAAGCCTACAGTCGATTTATTTGAATTAGGTGTTTTAGAAACGCTTATCGAAGTTCAAGATTGGGGTAAGTTTGAGAAAAAAGATCAAGATATTACAGAACAATTAAATATTGTTTTAACTGCAGTCGATAACGCTGTAGCTGAAATAAAGGCAGATTTTAATTTATAA
- the ftsY gene encoding signal recognition particle-docking protein FtsY, which produces MSFFKKIFSSEKKETLDKGLEKSKSSFFDKLGKAVAGKSKVDDDVLDNLEEVLVSSDVGVNTTLKIIERIEERVAQDKYLGTDELNKILREEIAGLLSETNSGEDTEYTIPNLPKQPNGAKTPYVLMVVGVNGVGKTTTIGKLAYQFKKQGLKVVLGAADTFRAAAIDQLQVWADRVDVPMVRQDMGSDPASVAFDALKSGVNQDADVIIIDTAGRLHNKVNLMNELSKVKRVMQKVIGDAPHDVLLVLDGSTGQNAFEQAKQFTAATEVTSLAVTKLDGTAKGGVVIGISDQFQIPVKYIGVGEGIEDLQVFNKFEFVDSFFK; this is translated from the coding sequence ATGAGTTTTTTTAAAAAAATATTTTCCTCAGAAAAAAAAGAAACCCTAGATAAAGGATTAGAAAAGTCTAAATCTAGTTTTTTTGATAAATTAGGTAAAGCTGTAGCTGGGAAATCTAAAGTTGATGATGATGTTTTAGATAACCTTGAAGAAGTTTTAGTTTCTAGTGATGTAGGTGTAAATACAACCCTTAAAATTATTGAGCGTATCGAAGAACGTGTAGCTCAAGATAAATATTTGGGCACCGATGAGCTTAATAAAATATTGCGTGAAGAAATTGCTGGACTTCTAAGTGAAACTAACTCGGGAGAAGACACAGAGTACACCATTCCTAATCTTCCTAAACAACCGAATGGGGCAAAAACACCTTACGTTTTAATGGTTGTTGGTGTTAATGGTGTTGGAAAAACCACAACAATAGGTAAGCTAGCCTACCAGTTTAAGAAACAAGGTCTAAAAGTTGTTTTAGGAGCCGCCGATACTTTTAGAGCCGCTGCCATAGACCAACTTCAAGTTTGGGCCGATCGTGTTGATGTGCCTATGGTACGTCAAGATATGGGAAGCGATCCTGCTTCTGTGGCTTTTGATGCCCTAAAATCTGGCGTTAATCAAGATGCTGATGTTATTATTATAGATACCGCTGGTCGTTTGCATAATAAAGTAAACTTAATGAACGAGTTGTCTAAAGTAAAACGTGTGATGCAAAAGGTGATTGGCGATGCACCTCACGATGTATTATTGGTTTTAGACGGCTCTACAGGGCAAAACGCTTTCGAGCAAGCTAAGCAATTTACAGCGGCTACCGAAGTGACGTCATTAGCAGTAACCAAACTAGATGGTACTGCCAAAGGGGGTGTGGTTATTGGTATTTCAGATCAATTCCAAATTCCAGTTAAATATATCGGAGTAGGCGAGGGTATTGAAGATTTACAAGTTTTCAATAAATTTGAATTCGTCGATTCTTTTTTTAAATAA
- a CDS encoding DUF4295 domain-containing protein: MAKKSVASLQTGSKRLTKAIKMVKSPKTGAYMFVESIMSPEEVNDFLAKN, translated from the coding sequence ATGGCAAAGAAATCAGTAGCATCATTACAAACAGGATCTAAAAGATTAACAAAAGCAATAAAAATGGTGAAGTCTCCAAAAACAGGAGCTTACATGTTTGTTGAATCTATTATGAGTCCAGAAGAAGTTAACGACTTTTTAGCTAAAAACTAA
- a CDS encoding competence/damage-inducible protein A encodes MIAEIITIGDELLIGQVIDTNSAFIAKQLNKIGVSVYQITSIQDDKSHILKALEDAENRVDIVILTGGLGPTKDDITKKTIAEYFNDALVLNTSVLENIKSIWQQHIKTRLLQVNKDQALVPSTSKVLMNTLGTAPGMLIEKGDKVFISLPGVPYEMESLIEHEVIPCLKRKYNCPYILHKTLLVYGLGESALAERIESWEDALPSHIKLAYLPSLGLMRLRLSTKGFDEKVLIKDVQSQIDAVIPLIQEEYAGIEDEEGSVEIIIAKQLTKLGETLAIAESCTGGAVAERFTVNPGASAYFKGGLVTYSTQSKINVLKVSEEEVNTHSVVSKQVAESMARNARELFQSDYAIATTGNAGPKKGDSEAEVGTVFIAVATQNAVYSQEFNFGNLRIKVINKAVNKALEMLLKEIFKN; translated from the coding sequence ATGATTGCAGAAATAATAACCATAGGTGACGAACTTCTTATAGGTCAGGTTATCGATACAAATTCTGCTTTTATTGCCAAGCAACTTAATAAAATAGGGGTTTCGGTATATCAAATTACTTCTATTCAAGATGATAAGAGTCATATATTAAAAGCTCTTGAGGATGCTGAAAACAGAGTCGATATTGTTATTCTTACAGGAGGATTAGGACCAACTAAAGACGATATCACAAAAAAAACCATAGCAGAATACTTTAATGATGCTTTGGTTTTAAACACGTCTGTGTTAGAAAATATAAAATCTATTTGGCAACAACATATTAAAACACGATTGCTTCAAGTTAATAAAGACCAGGCTTTAGTGCCATCAACTTCTAAGGTTTTAATGAACACATTGGGCACTGCGCCAGGGATGTTAATAGAAAAGGGAGACAAAGTTTTTATTTCCCTTCCTGGAGTTCCTTATGAAATGGAGTCCCTTATTGAGCATGAGGTGATTCCTTGTTTGAAACGTAAATACAATTGTCCTTATATACTTCATAAAACGTTACTAGTATATGGTTTAGGCGAAAGTGCTTTAGCCGAACGTATTGAGTCATGGGAAGATGCATTACCATCGCATATAAAGTTAGCTTACCTGCCCAGTTTGGGTTTAATGCGATTACGGTTATCCACCAAAGGTTTCGATGAAAAGGTGCTTATTAAAGATGTTCAAAGTCAAATAGATGCTGTAATACCGCTTATACAAGAAGAATATGCTGGCATAGAAGATGAAGAGGGCTCGGTAGAGATCATAATAGCGAAGCAGCTCACCAAACTAGGTGAAACCTTAGCAATAGCTGAAAGCTGTACTGGAGGAGCTGTTGCCGAGAGGTTTACAGTAAATCCTGGTGCTTCAGCTTACTTTAAAGGCGGGTTAGTTACCTACTCAACGCAATCAAAAATTAATGTGTTAAAGGTTTCTGAAGAAGAAGTTAATACACATTCTGTTGTAAGTAAACAGGTTGCAGAAAGTATGGCGAGAAATGCACGCGAATTATTTCAGTCGGATTACGCGATTGCAACAACGGGCAATGCAGGTCCTAAAAAAGGCGATTCAGAGGCAGAAGTTGGTACTGTTTTTATTGCTGTAGCGACTCAAAATGCCGTTTATTCTCAGGAATTTAACTTTGGAAATTTGCGAATTAAGGTCATAAATAAGGCGGTAAATAAGGCCTTAGAAATGCTTTTAAAAGAAATTTTTAAAAATTGA
- the rpmG gene encoding 50S ribosomal protein L33, whose amino-acid sequence MAKKGNRIQVILECTEHKESGQPGTSRYITTKNKKNTPDRMQIKKFNPILKRMTVHKEIK is encoded by the coding sequence ATGGCAAAGAAAGGCAACAGAATACAAGTAATTTTAGAGTGCACAGAGCACAAAGAGTCTGGACAACCAGGAACTTCTAGATATATTACTACGAAAAACAAAAAGAACACGCCAGATAGAATGCAGATTAAAAAATTTAATCCTATTCTTAAGCGTATGACAGTTCATAAAGAAATTAAATAA